One window from the genome of Echinicola vietnamensis DSM 17526 encodes:
- the hemC gene encoding hydroxymethylbilane synthase, whose amino-acid sequence MQPIRIGTRGSKLALFQAHHIADLLQAQGLQTEIVTITTKGDKILDVAISKIGSKGVFTEELEEQLASGEVDIAVHSAKDMPSSLPEGFELISFTKREKVNDIILSHREDVFYKDPEKPLLLGTSSTRRVATLKHYYPHVKTVEVRGNLQTRIQKMESGACDALLLAYAGAHRMGYDDLIRHELSLDEFTPAVGQGSIAVEANDRLDPALRKQIVAATHHTETGYRLRAERSFLKILEGGCSIPVFCLATYKSGQVEVSGGVVSLDGKERIQHHVSGPADEAEMVGKQLAEKVIQSGGDRILKAIKQQLNK is encoded by the coding sequence ATGCAGCCTATACGAATAGGAACCCGGGGCAGTAAATTAGCCCTTTTTCAGGCCCATCATATTGCAGACCTTTTACAGGCCCAGGGCCTGCAAACGGAAATTGTTACCATTACCACCAAAGGAGATAAAATCCTGGATGTGGCAATTTCCAAAATCGGCAGCAAGGGAGTGTTTACCGAGGAGCTAGAGGAGCAACTTGCCAGTGGAGAGGTGGATATTGCCGTTCACAGTGCCAAGGATATGCCTTCTTCATTACCAGAGGGCTTCGAGCTGATTTCCTTTACCAAACGGGAAAAAGTCAATGACATCATACTGAGCCATCGTGAGGATGTTTTTTATAAAGATCCGGAAAAGCCTTTGCTTTTGGGGACATCTTCCACGCGTAGGGTAGCGACCCTCAAGCACTATTATCCCCATGTCAAAACCGTGGAGGTGCGGGGGAACCTCCAAACCCGAATCCAAAAGATGGAATCGGGTGCTTGTGACGCGCTACTGTTGGCCTATGCGGGAGCGCACCGGATGGGCTATGATGACTTGATCAGGCATGAGCTCTCGCTGGATGAATTTACTCCGGCGGTGGGACAGGGAAGCATAGCGGTGGAGGCCAACGATCGGCTGGATCCAGCGCTCAGAAAGCAGATCGTCGCAGCGACCCATCACACCGAAACCGGTTACCGCTTACGGGCAGAAAGGAGCTTTTTGAAAATTTTGGAAGGCGGGTGCAGTATTCCTGTGTTTTGCCTCGCCACGTATAAGTCAGGGCAAGTCGAAGTGTCTGGAGGTGTGGTCAGTCTGGACGGAAAGGAACGCATTCAACATCACGTTTCCGGGCCTGCAGATGAGGCCGAAATGGTAGGCAAACAATTGGCAGAAAAGGTGATCCAGTCTGGTGGGGATCGTATTTTGAAAGCAATTAAACAGCAACTTAACAAGTAA
- a CDS encoding peptidylprolyl isomerase, with the protein MKKYSLGLALLLSLLISCSSQKDSLIKIHTKHGDIYAILYDETPKHKENFIKLAEAGRFDSTEFHRVIDHFMVQGGDVFTKEGLPESKWCTIPAELDKGYLHEKGAIAAARQSDHVNPEKRSSGCQFYIVEGRKYTEEELTTNVKKLQKEFMKFISLESQRTLAEQYAALYEGGKYEEMTQLMLSKKEEMEEFLHINLSKEMDEAAIETFTTVGGTPHLDEGGYTVFGKVIHGMDVVEKISAVETAAMDRPVDPIYITVEVERVLKKKITKEYGFEYPEEK; encoded by the coding sequence ATGAAGAAGTATTCCCTTGGACTGGCATTGCTGCTGTCCTTGTTGATTTCCTGTTCGTCACAAAAGGATTCGCTAATAAAAATTCACACGAAACATGGCGATATATACGCCATCCTTTATGATGAAACCCCCAAGCACAAGGAGAATTTCATCAAGCTTGCCGAAGCCGGACGGTTTGACAGTACGGAGTTTCACCGGGTGATCGATCATTTTATGGTTCAGGGGGGAGACGTTTTTACCAAAGAGGGACTTCCAGAATCAAAGTGGTGTACCATTCCTGCGGAATTGGACAAAGGCTACCTCCATGAGAAAGGCGCCATTGCAGCCGCCCGTCAATCGGATCATGTCAATCCCGAAAAACGATCCAGCGGATGCCAGTTTTATATCGTGGAGGGCAGAAAGTATACAGAAGAAGAGCTTACGACCAATGTCAAAAAGCTCCAAAAGGAATTTATGAAATTCATTTCCCTCGAAAGCCAGCGTACACTTGCTGAGCAGTATGCCGCGCTGTATGAAGGGGGAAAGTATGAAGAAATGACCCAGTTGATGCTTTCCAAGAAAGAAGAGATGGAGGAATTTTTGCATATCAATTTGTCGAAAGAAATGGACGAAGCGGCCATTGAGACTTTCACGACCGTAGGCGGAACCCCGCATTTGGATGAGGGCGGGTATACGGTATTTGGGAAGGTCATCCATGGGATGGATGTAGTGGAGAAGATTTCTGCAGTAGAGACGGCTGCCATGGACAGGCCTGTGGATCCAATATATATTACGGTGGAAGTAGAAAGAGTACTGAAGAAGAAAATCACAAAAGAATACGGCTTTGAATACCCCGAAGAAAAATAA
- a CDS encoding SDR family oxidoreductase → MNTPKKNKPTLLVTGANGLLGQKLVNRLLEKDSFHVIATGRGACRLPQTWEGFTYASMDITDKENVLEVFQRYSPEVVIHGAAMTNVDECETAQEACYQQNVAAVGNIIVAAEQYHSFLVHVSTDFIFDGEAGPYTEDAVPNPVNYYGETKLQAEALIQQSSLNWGIARTVLVYGISHDMSRSNIVLWVKKSLEEGKDLQLVDDQLRTPTLAEDLAEGCILMAEQRAKGVFNISGDELLTPYDMAIQTAEFFKLDKTKINKTDSSAFRQTAKRPMKTGFVVQKAKDQLNFKPKSFTEGIEILAKQLNLAN, encoded by the coding sequence TTGAATACCCCGAAGAAAAATAAACCAACCCTGCTGGTCACGGGCGCGAATGGCCTGCTTGGCCAAAAGTTGGTCAATCGACTCCTTGAGAAAGATTCCTTCCATGTGATCGCCACAGGCAGGGGCGCTTGCAGGTTGCCCCAAACATGGGAAGGGTTTACTTATGCTTCCATGGACATTACCGATAAAGAGAACGTGTTGGAAGTCTTTCAGCGGTACAGCCCTGAGGTCGTCATCCATGGCGCAGCCATGACCAACGTGGATGAATGCGAGACGGCCCAGGAGGCCTGCTATCAGCAAAATGTAGCGGCGGTAGGAAATATCATCGTTGCGGCGGAGCAATACCATAGCTTTTTGGTCCATGTGTCCACGGATTTTATTTTTGATGGAGAGGCCGGGCCTTATACAGAGGATGCCGTTCCCAATCCAGTCAACTATTACGGGGAGACCAAGCTACAGGCCGAGGCGCTGATTCAGCAGTCATCTTTAAACTGGGGAATCGCACGGACAGTGCTGGTGTACGGAATCTCACATGACATGAGCCGTTCCAATATTGTGCTGTGGGTGAAGAAGTCGCTGGAAGAGGGAAAGGACCTTCAGTTGGTGGATGATCAGTTGCGGACCCCTACCTTGGCGGAAGATCTGGCAGAGGGGTGCATTCTCATGGCCGAGCAGCGTGCAAAGGGCGTGTTTAACATTTCCGGAGACGAGCTCCTTACGCCATATGATATGGCCATTCAAACGGCTGAATTTTTTAAATTGGACAAAACCAAGATCAACAAAACGGATTCGAGTGCCTTTCGTCAGACGGCAAAAAGACCCATGAAAACGGGTTTTGTCGTTCAAAAAGCTAAAGATCAGTTGAATTTTAAACCAAAAAGTTTTACAGAAGGAATTGAAATTCTAGCAAAACAGCTTAATTTAGCCAATTGA
- a CDS encoding alanine/glycine:cation symporter family protein, translating to MYRKLLSFLIFLFPMSLLAQEAVPTEELSFGQRIDRSFQPLADAWESLVLYPIPIAGYDIPIVLILLVSGATFFTIYFAVPGITKMPLSINTVRGKYDDLERNYRDPENPDVIPDEAKGGEVSHFQALATAVSGTVGLGNIAGVAVAIALGGPGATFWMIVCGLLGMSTKFVECTLGVKYRDIEDDGTVHGGPMYYLSRGLGHDLKKGRLGQFLGGLFAVLCVGASFGGGNAFQSNQASSQLANLLNINFQTNGFWIGVVLAVLVAIVIIGGIKRIATITEKVVPFMAAVYVLASLIILGAHYDYVDDAIGLIIEGAFTPMAGLGGMLGVLIVGFQRAAFSNEAGAGSAAIAHSAVKTKFPASEGVVALLEPLIDTVIVCTMTALVIIFFNIDGGLNNVESIFNYGGDGSGNVVLKETGASIGGVELTTMAYDSVIPHFSYVLTVAIILFAFSTMISWSYYGLQSWKYLFGRSKAADLTYKLLFIAFIVIGASTTLNAVVKFSDAMILALVFPNMIGLFFLFPKVKLELKRYLAAIKSQK from the coding sequence ATGTATAGAAAACTTCTATCCTTCTTGATTTTTCTTTTCCCGATGTCCCTTCTGGCGCAAGAGGCTGTTCCGACCGAAGAATTGAGTTTTGGACAAAGAATTGACCGATCTTTCCAGCCATTAGCGGATGCTTGGGAGAGCTTAGTACTTTATCCTATTCCAATTGCCGGGTATGACATTCCCATTGTGCTGATTTTACTTGTTTCCGGCGCTACTTTTTTTACCATTTATTTTGCTGTGCCGGGGATTACCAAAATGCCCTTGTCTATCAATACGGTAAGGGGTAAGTATGATGACCTAGAAAGAAACTATAGAGATCCTGAAAATCCCGATGTCATTCCTGATGAGGCCAAAGGCGGCGAAGTGAGTCACTTTCAGGCCTTGGCTACCGCAGTTTCCGGGACAGTCGGCTTGGGAAATATTGCAGGTGTGGCCGTGGCCATTGCCTTGGGTGGCCCTGGTGCTACGTTTTGGATGATCGTTTGCGGATTGTTGGGGATGAGTACCAAATTCGTGGAATGTACCCTTGGTGTAAAATATCGAGACATTGAAGATGATGGCACGGTGCATGGTGGCCCGATGTACTACCTTTCCCGTGGATTGGGGCATGACCTGAAGAAAGGCCGTTTGGGGCAGTTTTTAGGTGGCCTTTTTGCCGTGCTTTGTGTGGGCGCTTCTTTTGGAGGTGGAAATGCCTTTCAGTCCAATCAAGCATCATCCCAGTTGGCTAACTTGCTGAACATTAATTTCCAAACCAATGGATTCTGGATAGGGGTAGTATTGGCCGTTTTGGTAGCCATTGTAATCATCGGTGGGATCAAGCGGATTGCGACCATCACAGAGAAAGTAGTGCCGTTTATGGCAGCCGTTTACGTGTTGGCTTCCTTGATTATTCTGGGGGCACATTATGATTATGTGGACGATGCCATTGGGTTGATCATTGAAGGTGCATTTACGCCGATGGCAGGTCTAGGAGGTATGTTAGGGGTCCTCATCGTAGGCTTCCAAAGAGCTGCCTTTTCCAATGAAGCAGGTGCAGGTTCTGCGGCCATTGCTCACTCAGCTGTAAAGACGAAGTTTCCAGCTAGTGAAGGAGTGGTGGCATTATTGGAGCCTTTGATTGATACCGTGATCGTGTGTACCATGACCGCCTTAGTAATCATCTTCTTTAATATCGATGGAGGGTTGAACAATGTGGAAAGTATTTTTAACTACGGTGGTGACGGCAGTGGAAATGTGGTCCTTAAGGAAACTGGTGCTTCCATTGGCGGTGTAGAACTGACCACCATGGCGTATGATTCAGTTATTCCTCATTTCTCATATGTGCTGACTGTGGCCATCATTTTGTTTGCATTCTCCACAATGATTTCTTGGTCATACTATGGACTTCAATCTTGGAAATATCTGTTTGGAAGAAGCAAGGCCGCTGATTTGACTTATAAGTTGCTTTTCATTGCGTTTATTGTGATCGGGGCATCTACCACCCTGAATGCTGTGGTGAAATTCTCCGATGCCATGATCCTTGCTTTGGTGTTTCCGAACATGATCGGGCTGTTTTTCTTGTTTCCAAAAGTGAAACTTGAGCTGAAAAGGTATTTGGCTGCTATAAAATCACAAAAATAG
- a CDS encoding porin family protein, with product MKRFWILVLALISMGTAAQAQDFSIGPKLGISQGNIKVDGDGYESGSEKLGYHVGAFVRMGGNSLYLQPEVLYVNTGGEIKETQGAGDRTYEASFNRFDVPIMVGFKIGDVFRVQGGPVASFLLNSKFKDNITPDPEPEYKNATVGYQAGIGFDIANMIIDLKYEGSLSNQAESVAGFDTDQRQNQLIVSLGLRLF from the coding sequence ATGAAAAGATTTTGGATTTTGGTCCTCGCCCTGATAAGCATGGGGACAGCTGCCCAAGCACAGGATTTCAGTATCGGACCTAAATTGGGGATTTCCCAAGGGAATATTAAGGTAGATGGCGACGGATATGAAAGTGGCAGTGAAAAGTTAGGGTACCATGTGGGTGCTTTCGTGAGAATGGGAGGAAATTCACTCTACCTGCAGCCTGAAGTACTGTATGTAAACACAGGTGGGGAGATCAAGGAAACCCAAGGGGCGGGTGATCGGACCTATGAAGCCTCCTTCAATCGTTTTGATGTGCCCATTATGGTGGGGTTCAAAATTGGGGATGTGTTTAGGGTACAAGGCGGGCCGGTGGCCAGTTTCTTGCTTAATTCAAAATTTAAAGATAACATCACTCCAGATCCTGAGCCCGAGTATAAGAATGCTACGGTAGGATATCAAGCGGGGATCGGATTTGATATAGCGAATATGATTATCGATTTGAAATATGAAGGGTCGCTGAGCAATCAGGCGGAAAGTGTTGCCGGATTTGATACCGATCAGCGACAGAATCAGCTCATTGTTTCGCTGGGACTCCGGCTATTTTAA
- a CDS encoding helix-turn-helix domain-containing protein, with translation MAELLVRNMVCPRCIMAVESTLKEQNIFFDKVALGKVTLPSLPEASQIKALEAQLEKLGFGLIQTPENRLIERIKNLLHELLLLEEIPASLSLAKHLGNEIGEDYSKMSHLFSIREGITIEKYFIKLKLEKVKELLFNQELQLSEIAWKLGYSSVQHLSGQFKKNTGMTPSSYKKLKEKPRVGLDKLT, from the coding sequence ATGGCTGAATTATTAGTTAGAAACATGGTCTGTCCACGCTGTATCATGGCTGTGGAAAGTACATTAAAGGAACAAAACATATTTTTTGACAAGGTAGCACTTGGCAAAGTGACGCTGCCAAGCCTACCAGAGGCCTCCCAAATCAAAGCACTGGAAGCCCAATTGGAGAAGTTGGGGTTTGGGCTAATACAAACTCCTGAAAACCGCCTCATCGAACGCATCAAAAACCTGTTGCATGAACTGCTGTTATTGGAGGAAATTCCAGCATCCCTGAGTCTGGCCAAGCACCTTGGAAATGAAATTGGTGAAGATTACAGTAAGATGAGCCACCTTTTCAGTATCCGAGAGGGCATCACCATCGAAAAGTACTTCATCAAACTAAAATTAGAAAAAGTAAAAGAACTCCTTTTCAATCAAGAGCTTCAATTGAGTGAAATTGCTTGGAAGCTTGGCTATAGCAGCGTCCAGCATTTGTCCGGACAATTCAAAAAAAACACCGGAATGACGCCTTCTTCCTATAAGAAGCTGAAGGAAAAACCGCGTGTCGGGCTAGACAAACTAACTTGA
- a CDS encoding alpha-ketoacid dehydrogenase subunit alpha/beta, which yields MAPNMVFDRKDLSDGDLLHFYEMLLMPRKIEEKMLLLLRQGKISKWFSGWGQEAISIAAVMAMREDEFLLPMHRNLGVFTGRGLPLGKLFAQFQGKYSGFTKGRDRSFHFGSVAHHVVGMISHLGPQLAVADGIALASKLGGERKATLVFTGDGATSEGDFHEALNVAAVWQLPVIFVVEHNGYGLSTPSAEQFRFKQFIDKGPGYGMEAVKVDGNNVLELYHALSGIAEDIRHRPRPFLVEAMTYRMRGHEESSGTKYVPKAYFEEGEKYDPVRNFEDYLQEIGVLDQSAKGVIEKRLSEQIEAGLASAFSAEFPVAGEEELADVYCPSEGKPKEPHSSATTEKRLVDAISDGLRLSMRQFSNLVLMGQDIGEYGGAFKVTAGFLSEFGAERVRNTPLCESAIIGAALGLSVKGFKSVVEMQFADFVSCGFNQIVNNLAKVHYRWGQHADVVIRMPTGAGVGAGPFHSQSNEAWFFHTPGLKILYPSSPQDAKGLLAAAIEDPNPCLFFEHKALYRSVIGQVPDEYYTVEIGKAHLVKEGDQATVVTYGMGVHWAKRVMESLDVRVDLLDLRTLLPWDKEAVEKSVKKTNKVMILHEDCLTGGIGAEIAAWISEHCFECLDAPVMREGSLDTPVPFAANLEENFLPENRFKDKLMALLAY from the coding sequence ATGGCTCCAAACATGGTTTTTGACAGGAAGGATTTGTCGGATGGCGATCTCCTTCATTTTTATGAAATGTTACTCATGCCACGTAAGATCGAGGAGAAGATGCTCCTGCTTCTCCGGCAAGGCAAAATATCCAAATGGTTTAGTGGTTGGGGACAGGAAGCCATTTCCATCGCCGCGGTGATGGCCATGAGAGAGGACGAGTTTTTGCTGCCCATGCACCGAAATCTGGGTGTTTTTACCGGCAGGGGGCTTCCTTTGGGGAAGTTGTTTGCCCAATTTCAAGGGAAGTATTCCGGTTTTACGAAAGGCCGTGACCGGTCATTCCATTTTGGATCGGTCGCTCATCATGTGGTGGGGATGATTTCCCACTTGGGACCACAGTTAGCCGTGGCCGACGGGATTGCATTGGCGAGCAAGCTGGGAGGAGAGCGCAAGGCGACGTTGGTGTTTACCGGAGACGGGGCCACTTCTGAAGGGGACTTTCACGAGGCGCTGAACGTAGCTGCTGTTTGGCAGCTGCCGGTGATTTTTGTAGTAGAGCATAATGGCTACGGGCTTTCCACTCCCAGTGCTGAGCAATTTCGTTTTAAGCAATTTATCGATAAAGGGCCTGGCTATGGCATGGAAGCCGTGAAAGTGGATGGCAACAACGTGCTGGAGCTGTATCATGCATTGTCCGGAATCGCTGAAGACATTCGGCACCGCCCAAGGCCTTTTTTGGTGGAGGCCATGACGTACCGCATGCGGGGGCATGAGGAGTCATCAGGGACCAAATATGTGCCAAAAGCGTATTTTGAGGAAGGAGAAAAGTACGATCCAGTACGCAATTTTGAGGACTACTTGCAGGAAATAGGAGTGCTTGACCAGTCTGCTAAGGGTGTGATAGAGAAGAGACTTTCGGAGCAGATAGAGGCAGGACTGGCTTCTGCCTTTTCGGCAGAATTTCCTGTGGCAGGTGAAGAAGAACTTGCGGATGTGTATTGCCCTTCTGAGGGGAAGCCCAAAGAGCCACATTCTTCCGCTACGACAGAAAAAAGATTGGTGGATGCCATCAGCGATGGTTTGCGTTTAAGCATGCGGCAATTTTCAAATTTGGTCCTGATGGGGCAGGATATTGGCGAGTATGGAGGGGCCTTCAAGGTGACAGCAGGTTTTTTAAGTGAATTTGGTGCGGAACGGGTGCGCAACACGCCGCTATGTGAAAGTGCGATCATTGGCGCAGCATTGGGGCTTTCCGTAAAAGGATTTAAATCGGTGGTGGAAATGCAGTTTGCGGATTTTGTAAGCTGTGGGTTTAACCAGATCGTCAATAACCTGGCCAAGGTCCATTACCGATGGGGACAGCATGCCGATGTGGTCATCAGAATGCCGACGGGTGCTGGAGTGGGAGCAGGTCCCTTTCATTCACAGTCTAATGAGGCTTGGTTTTTCCATACGCCTGGGCTGAAAATTCTCTATCCATCTTCTCCGCAGGATGCCAAGGGGTTGCTTGCCGCCGCCATTGAGGACCCCAATCCCTGCCTGTTTTTTGAACATAAGGCCCTTTATCGTTCCGTTATAGGTCAAGTTCCGGATGAATATTATACCGTGGAAATAGGGAAGGCACACTTGGTGAAGGAAGGCGACCAAGCGACCGTGGTGACATATGGCATGGGCGTGCATTGGGCGAAAAGGGTCATGGAGTCCCTTGATGTCCGTGTTGATTTGTTGGACTTGAGGACCTTGTTGCCTTGGGACAAGGAGGCGGTGGAAAAATCCGTGAAGAAAACCAACAAAGTAATGATCCTGCACGAGGACTGCTTGACTGGCGGCATCGGGGCAGAAATAGCCGCTTGGATCAGCGAGCATTGTTTTGAGTGCTTGGATGCGCCAGTGATGCGGGAGGGGAGTTTGGATACGCCAGTGCCATTCGCGGCAAACTTAGAGGAGAATTTCCTCCCCGAAAATCGCTTTAAAGATAAATTAATGGCCCTGTTGGCGTATTGA
- a CDS encoding MOSC domain-containing protein — protein sequence MEVQDLYIYPIKSLGGIRLNTSTAFIKGFQWDRRWMLVDHAGKFMTQRSLHIMALLQVELTDQGLTVHHKHHPDQQISVPFTPETDHFMEVEIWDDVVLGQKVKPEIDQWFSKMLDMPCHLVFMPENTNRSIKEKYAVHDETVSFADAMPYLLISQASLDDLNGRLEHPVPMERFRPNIVVNGCGAFEEDQWKSIQIGSCTFKVTKPCARCVLTTVDQQTGTKGKEPLKTLSKYRLREKKVLFGQNLIALGKGVVKVGDQLKVLP from the coding sequence ATGGAAGTTCAGGACTTATACATCTATCCCATAAAATCCCTTGGAGGAATCCGATTAAATACCTCTACAGCATTTATCAAAGGCTTCCAATGGGACCGAAGATGGATGTTGGTGGATCATGCGGGTAAATTCATGACCCAGCGGTCGTTGCACATCATGGCCCTATTGCAGGTGGAACTCACTGACCAAGGGCTCACAGTACACCACAAACACCATCCGGACCAGCAAATTTCCGTCCCCTTCACCCCTGAAACCGACCATTTTATGGAGGTGGAAATCTGGGACGACGTGGTGCTGGGGCAAAAGGTCAAGCCCGAAATAGACCAATGGTTTTCAAAGATGCTGGATATGCCATGCCATTTGGTGTTCATGCCGGAAAACACCAACCGGTCAATCAAGGAAAAATATGCCGTCCATGATGAAACAGTCAGTTTTGCAGACGCCATGCCCTATCTCCTGATCAGTCAAGCCTCCCTTGACGACCTGAACGGCCGCCTGGAACACCCCGTCCCCATGGAGCGCTTCCGCCCAAACATCGTAGTCAATGGATGCGGAGCATTTGAAGAAGATCAGTGGAAGTCTATCCAAATAGGATCATGTACTTTCAAGGTAACCAAACCCTGTGCTCGCTGTGTCTTGACCACCGTGGACCAGCAGACCGGCACCAAAGGAAAAGAGCCCCTGAAAACCCTGTCTAAATATCGGCTTAGAGAAAAAAAAGTCCTTTTCGGCCAAAACTTGATCGCCCTGGGAAAAGGGGTGGTAAAGGTAGGCGACCAGCTCAAGGTCCTCCCTTAA
- the dnaK gene encoding molecular chaperone DnaK translates to MGKIIGIDLGTTNSCVAVMEGNEPVVIQNSEGRRTTPSIVAFLDNGNGERKVGDPAKRQAITNPANTISSVKRFMGKKFSEVSDEKKHASYKVEQGANDTVAVKIGDRSYTPQELSAMILQKMKSTAEDFLGQEVTEAVITVPAYFNDAERQATKEAGQIAGLDVKRIINEPTAAALAYGMDKKDQDMKIAVYDLGGGTFDISILELGDGVFEVKSTNGDVHLGGDDFDQVIINWLADEFKSEEDIDLKQDPMALQRLKEAAEKAKIELSSSSSTEINLPYITATQSGPKHLVRNLSRAKFEQLSEDLVRRSLEPCKKALSDAGLSASEIDEVILVGGSTRIPKIQEEVEKFFGKKPSKGVNPDEVVAIGAAIQGGVLTGEVKDVLLLDVTPLSLGIETMGGVSTKLIEANTTIPSKKSEVFSTAADNQPAVDIHVLQGERPLAKDNRSIGRFQLADIPPAPRGVPQIEVTFDIDANGILHVSAKDKGTGKEQKIKIEASSGLSDDEIERMKKEAEANAASDKEEKEKIEKLNQADSLIFQTEKQLKEFGDKLSDANKTNINGALEKLKTAHQSQDLAAITPAIEELNKAWEAASTEMYNATQGAAGAEGAAGAGAGEGASADAGAESGDGVSDVDYEEVNEEDKK, encoded by the coding sequence ATGGGAAAAATTATTGGTATAGACTTGGGAACCACAAACTCCTGCGTAGCCGTAATGGAGGGTAACGAACCGGTGGTTATCCAAAACAGTGAGGGAAGAAGAACCACTCCTTCCATTGTGGCATTTTTGGACAATGGAAATGGAGAACGAAAAGTAGGTGATCCTGCCAAAAGACAAGCTATCACCAACCCAGCCAATACCATTTCATCCGTGAAAAGGTTTATGGGTAAAAAATTCTCTGAGGTATCCGATGAGAAAAAGCATGCTTCCTATAAAGTAGAGCAAGGAGCTAACGATACGGTAGCCGTAAAGATAGGCGACAGAAGCTATACTCCTCAGGAGCTTTCTGCTATGATTCTTCAAAAAATGAAGTCCACAGCAGAAGATTTCTTGGGTCAGGAAGTCACAGAAGCCGTGATTACCGTTCCAGCATACTTTAATGATGCTGAGCGTCAAGCGACCAAGGAGGCTGGCCAAATTGCCGGGCTGGACGTGAAACGTATCATTAACGAGCCTACTGCCGCAGCCTTGGCCTATGGTATGGACAAGAAGGATCAAGACATGAAAATCGCGGTGTATGACCTTGGTGGTGGTACCTTCGATATTTCAATCCTTGAGTTGGGTGATGGTGTATTTGAAGTGAAGTCTACCAACGGTGACGTACACTTGGGTGGTGATGACTTTGACCAAGTGATCATCAACTGGCTAGCGGATGAATTCAAGAGTGAAGAAGATATTGATTTGAAGCAAGACCCAATGGCCCTTCAGCGTTTGAAAGAAGCTGCTGAAAAGGCTAAAATCGAACTTTCGAGTTCTTCCTCTACAGAAATCAACTTGCCATACATCACTGCGACCCAAAGCGGTCCGAAGCACTTGGTAAGAAACCTGAGCCGTGCAAAATTCGAGCAGCTTTCCGAAGATTTGGTGAGACGTTCTCTCGAACCATGTAAGAAAGCGCTTTCTGATGCAGGACTATCTGCTTCTGAAATCGATGAAGTGATCTTGGTAGGGGGTTCTACCCGTATCCCTAAAATCCAGGAAGAAGTAGAGAAGTTCTTTGGTAAGAAGCCTTCCAAAGGCGTAAACCCTGACGAGGTAGTTGCCATTGGTGCAGCGATCCAAGGTGGTGTATTGACCGGAGAGGTGAAAGACGTATTGCTATTGGATGTGACGCCACTTTCCTTGGGTATCGAGACCATGGGTGGTGTGTCCACGAAGTTGATCGAGGCGAATACGACCATTCCTTCCAAGAAGTCAGAGGTGTTCTCTACAGCTGCAGATAACCAGCCGGCTGTGGACATCCACGTGCTTCAAGGAGAGCGTCCATTGGCGAAGGACAACCGAAGCATCGGTAGGTTCCAACTTGCGGATATTCCGCCAGCACCAAGAGGCGTTCCTCAAATTGAAGTGACGTTTGACATTGATGCGAACGGTATCCTTCATGTGTCGGCCAAAGACAAGGGCACAGGAAAAGAGCAAAAGATCAAGATCGAAGCTTCTTCTGGACTTTCAGATGACGAAATCGAAAGAATGAAAAAAGAAGCAGAGGCTAACGCTGCTTCTGATAAAGAAGAGAAAGAAAAAATCGAGAAGCTTAACCAAGCAGACAGCTTGATTTTCCAAACGGAGAAGCAGCTGAAAGAATTTGGTGATAAGCTATCCGATGCTAACAAGACCAATATCAACGGTGCGTTGGAAAAACTGAAGACTGCACACCAATCACAGGATCTGGCTGCTATCACACCAGCCATCGAGGAGCTTAACAAAGCTTGGGAAGCAGCATCCACTGAGATGTACAATGCCACCCAAGGAGCTGCCGGTGCGGAAGGTGCTGCTGGAGCTGGTGCAGGAGAGGGAGCCTCTGCTGATGCCGGAGCGGAATCTGGTGATGGCGTGTCTGATGTAGATTATGAAGAAGTAAACGAAGAAGATAAGAAATAA